AAAGCGACCCTTCGCTAGAAAGTTGGCGCCCAACCTCATATGCGTGTCCGCCTTCCCCTGTCGTGCAATCCAGATAGGTTCCGTCTGGTCGAATCTGCAGGTATGTCGTGACCTCGTTCAGGAGGACTGGGGTATGGACAAACTCACTCATCTGGCTTGCAAAGCTCCGATATTTTGTTCGAAAACCTTCTCCGCTTTAGACCGATAGGTATCCCAGATATGAACGTCCCAAATCTCCAGGTGCGTCAAGGCACCGGCGAATACGACCTCTTTGTCAAGTGAAGCATACTCACGCAAATGTTGAGGTATCGAAATGCGACCAATCTTGTCGAGTTCAACCGTTGCAGCTCCGCTGAAAAGAATGCGGACGAAGGCCCGATTGTCGGATGAGACAGGGATGAGGTCACCATAGAACCGCTCGATGATAGAGGTCCACACTCTGTCATCAAACAGGTAAAGGCATCGATCCATGCCCTTGGTGAGAACGTAGGGAGAGCCGGCGTCACATCGGTAGTGGGCGGGGAACATCGTTCGCCCCTTGTCGTCCACGGAGTAGCGGTACTCACCGATGAAACAGTTCTCCTTGTTCATGGCGTAAGTATACCACAATTTCCCACTTTTTACCACAATTCGTGGAAAGACGCCAAGAACACGTTCTAGACTATCGTTCCGCCTCCAAGTATGCATCGGTCGTCGTAGAAGACAACCGCTTGTCCCGGAGTGACAGCAAATAGCGAATCAGCCAGATGAATGGAGACTCTATCCTCAGAAACTCGGTCGATACTGCCTTTGACGGGCTTTGACCTGTATCGTGTCACGACATCTGCGCTGAAGTGCCGCGATTTGCCGGTGGGAAGGTGGTGCCATTTCAGATCGATAGCTTCAAACACATCTCTCATGCACGCACTCCGCAGCCCGACGACCAGCTGGTTCGTGACGTGCCGCTTCTCCACGACATAGAGCCGTGATGCAGCACTGATACCAAGGCCTGATCGCTGGCCGACCGTATAGGACGCCAACCCCTGGTGCTTCCCGATAACGGTTCCATTCGTCAGGACAACGTCTCCGGGCACACACGGCAAGCGACGGCGGGCCTCTACGCCAACTGGCCCTTCTACAAAGCACAAGTCCTGACTCTCGCGACTTGCCAGAAGATCCGGGTTGAACCATCGCGAGGCCAGCGCTACCACCTCCCTCTTGACGCGACCTGCGAGAGGGAACATGACTCTGCGACGCTGCTCTGCCGAAAGCCGGTACAGGAAGTACGACTGGTCCTTCGCCCGGTCCATGCCGCGGCAGATCTGATCCCCATCACCGCTGTGGATGATTCCCGCATAGTGACCGCTCGCGATAAGGTCGGCATGCAGCTCGTCGGCTACATCAAGCAGTCCTTGCCACTTGACGCGCTCGTTGCAGAACACACAAGGATTTGGGGTTGCCCCTCCGGCTATGGCCTGCCAGAACGGTTGTACGACCTGGCAGTCGAAGGCATCTCTTACGTCCACATTGTGCCATGCAATGCCAAGATGCTCGCACTGGGCCTTCGCCCGTCGCGTGGAACTGATGTCGCAGCAGGCACTGTGCTGAGAGAAGTGCAGAGTGACCCCGATGACATCTTCACCAAGCTCTTTCAGGAGCAGTGCAGAGACGGCAGAGTCCACCCCTCCGCTCATTCCGACCACAACGCTCATGGGCTGAATCCAGCCACTAGGCAGGCTCCTGGCGTCGTAACGGCAACAGCCGTCCTGAT
This Coprothermobacter sp. DNA region includes the following protein-coding sequences:
- the mraZ gene encoding division/cell wall cluster transcriptional repressor MraZ, producing MHTWRRNDSLERVLGVFPRIVVKSGKLWYTYAMNKENCFIGEYRYSVDDKGRTMFPAHYRCDAGSPYVLTKGMDRCLYLFDDRVWTSIIERFYGDLIPVSSDNRAFVRILFSGAATVELDKIGRISIPQHLREYASLDKEVVFAGALTHLEIWDVHIWDTYRSKAEKVFEQNIGALQAR
- a CDS encoding tRNA 2-thiouridine(34) synthase MnmA gives rise to the protein MSVVVGMSGGVDSAVSALLLKELGEDVIGVTLHFSQHSACCDISSTRRAKAQCEHLGIAWHNVDVRDAFDCQVVQPFWQAIAGGATPNPCVFCNERVKWQGLLDVADELHADLIASGHYAGIIHSGDGDQICRGMDRAKDQSYFLYRLSAEQRRRVMFPLAGRVKREVVALASRWFNPDLLASRESQDLCFVEGPVGVEARRRLPCVPGDVVLTNGTVIGKHQGLASYTVGQRSGLGISAASRLYVVEKRHVTNQLVVGLRSACMRDVFEAIDLKWHHLPTGKSRHFSADVVTRYRSKPVKGSIDRVSEDRVSIHLADSLFAVTPGQAVVFYDDRCILGGGTIV